In Ostrinia nubilalis chromosome 6, ilOstNubi1.1, whole genome shotgun sequence, the genomic window GGCAGCTACGACAAAACTGTCAGAATATTTGAAAGTCTCAAAGGACATTCTAGAGACGTCTATCATACAAAGAGAATGCAAAGACTGACCTGTGTCAAGTGGTCTTTGGACAACAAATATGTACTCTCCGGGTCTGATGAAATGAATATTAGGATGTGGAAAGCCAGAGCTTCTGAAAAACTTGGAGTTGTAAGtattattcttatttaaaatttcttagcaaTTACGAGCCGCTTCTCAAACTagcttttaaataaacaacttaaaaaatcgaactgcctaaggcagatAACTGAAAATCAGGGCATAGTATGGTTCAGTAGAAAACTTGTCTTTTTTATAGTAAAATATCCTACTTATAAATGCCTAATATAATGTCTTTTCAGCTCAAGCCCCGTGAAAGGACAGCTTTACATTATGCAGATGCTTTGAAAGAAAAGTTTGCTAACCACCCTCAAGTTAAACGGATTGCTCGTCACAGACATGTTCCTAAACATGTGTACAACGCTCAGAAGGAACATAGAATCATAAAAGAGAAGAACAAGAGGAAAGAAGCCAACAAAAGAGCCCACAGTAAAAAGGGAGCCGTGCCACATATTTCTGAGCGAAGAAAACATATTGTTaaagaagataaataaaaataagtttttaatgacattattttttttatttatttcatgataAATGACTTAGTATAAGTTGCCCTttccaatgaggatcatttcgatttttagctgtgaatgcagatttatagggctaagaaatccttaatacacagtgcaaaaatttttgttctacgacaaaaattgacgaagttatggccaaattactaaaaaagttcactgaccgcccggcgcggggacgatgacgtcattatatccgatccgaacgctgccggcgtactgcgtggatagaaaatatttttttctagccaaattatcagttttagagaaaaacttgtaattacatttattcatcagaataaagtaagctatcgataagtaatttttaaaaatggaaattgtgaaaaataacgcaaaaaatccatacgctcatacgattcaatggcacgcagagacgcgattggggtctccgcggtggtatatttggcgatttattcaaataaagtgtacataagtgttgttagagtcatatcttcttccaagtaaaatataaaaatgtataagtattaatttatttacttctaacaataaggtataaccacagaataataataaggtataacttctaacaatatgacattgctatgaaaatcatttcgatgtacacttaatactagagatgaaacggatatccggtaactatccggtaggccggatatccggcctaaatttactatccggtatccggccggataccggatattaaaaaactacgacaatttcctattaataaaataaaatacattaaatctttggggtaaataaatatcaataaaatggctttattaaaagtccaaaaagttacaaaaaagccatattaaggcctttcaaaaaactaatttctttttctgggctattatctctaatgacgaatacataaatggtaaatatctgttaatgtcaaaatattgccaaataaattttcattattcaatcacacactcacgatggcaaccaaaatcgcccgaattaatctgccccctagacaagtggcaaaatctgacattctattcggatgaattcgattttcgaaaagtgactagtctagtctactaatagacccactgatcgcgttcgaaacacctgtgcggcgctaaactcgtcacgacatgcaacgagacaatgggccaactatccggctatccggcctagcagctggccggatatccggtatccggtatccggccaaacaactatccgtttcatcactacttaatacctacctgttatttagtttttctgagttaaacctacgcacctacctatctattcgccgttcccatgggcgggccagctgctgcaggaaggacagccgctccgtgctggaaatctatttaatcttagcctagaagctgggtatgactaccccgcccctctcctctccccaggtcataaacaGGGCATGActttccccctcggccagaagttgggtatgatttacccccccccccccccccccggcccgaaactgggtatgacttgacccctccccctccccccaggccagaagctaggtaaggcttgcccctacccccaggccataagcataagctggatatgactccccttcggccagaagctgggtatgacacccccccccatgccagaaatgccagaaactgggtatgacttgaccccccccccctcccccaggccataagctgggtaaggctagcccctccccccagccctagaaactggttatgacttgactcctccccccccctctccccaagccagaagctgggtaagcctagccccttcccccagtccataagcataagctaggtatgactccccctcggccggaagctgggtattacttaccccccccccccccaggccagaaactgggtatgacttgcctctccctcctcccaccaaggccagaagctgggtaaggcttgcccctccccccaggctataagctgggtatgacttatccccccccccccccaggccagaaactgggtattagcatcatattaagtattattatgttcaatacaaacaatcattaagttacactcaccccaaccgcgtctccgcattgcatcgaatcctatgaaaatgtggtttttggacatagcaatacttatttttcacaatttttatttttaaaaattactggtcgataggttactttattttgaagaataaatgttattaaaagtttttttctaaaactgatagtttagccggaaaaaaatattttccatcccattagtacgccggctgcgctcgattcggatataatgacgtcacgcggccttgcgtacgttgacttttagcggcaaaaacggcctatgtttattacttaatatcttcgtaagtaatggtccgatttggataattcaaaaagatatatctttcttatgtcttaaagattaacgtagatactagttttattgaattttctacaacagtactgatcctcattgctaaaaatacatatttcgAGGAACATTGAAAATACAATCTGAACTTGGGACATAACCAATATTAGCTATCTATCTATACCAGCAATAACAAAGGGTGTTTTCTCCATAACTGTAACGCCATTAACAACAATGTGGGCTAATCAAAAAGTGCCCCCTAAGCAATACTTGTACAGCAAATGAAACATAAAATTACTAGTTTTGACAGGATTATAGCCAAAGAAATGTAATGTATCCTTATAACAATcactaaaatcatgttttatccCATGTACAGAAAACGGGAAGATAGTGGATTGTTCGTTTTCCTCCCAATTctctttatttaaaatctttttacACTGCATCCTGCATCAAAGAAATCGCATCTCCCGTGACaataactttaaagattttctgctgtcacaatcatggtgctccacctatattggtgttatttgaaatcccaataaataaacttaagaacatttaacttttttataaacaattaacaggtaccataaatATGGGACCAaattttgtggttataaaaacaatgatctcacgtgtcgtctttaacagatggatagcgattaatcccaattaaccagttttataaccataaaagttggctcaagcgtaggTAACTACTTGTCGCTTTGAGAAGAGacactggatccttctaaagacccATTTTCGGGGTAAACAAACACCTTCTCTGTAATGAAGTTTAGAACCAGGCTTTCAAATCGTACCAATATTGGTGAGAAGTGGGGAtgcgtttgaaagtgcttgtggcgggaggtgcgatttatttgacgccgagtCTATAAAACATGGTTAATcttaacaaatattaaaatatgtagattTTTCAAACAGGGCATTTTTGTTAATCATGAACTTACAAATAGAGTGAATATAaagataatgaaaataattatcagTATCTTctcttaaaaattataaattatgcaTATAAAAATTGTTACATGCATCTCAGAATTTTGTCTCATTCATAACCAGACAACatcacataaaatataaatatactcatatcaataaattaaagtaggtacttcTCCTCATTTTTAGTCATCTTTACTTCTTAATCTCGGAACTACAATTGCTGGAGTTGTGGAAcaattattactattattgatattttcataaggAAGAACTACATTAATTTGAAGAATGTGCAGTCCAGATAGgttgcttatttattatatcGTTAACATTTTTGCACAGAGATTTCAGAATGAAAGAAGACGTTTAATATGTCTATCATAGGAAACCCATTAAATTGTGGCAATCCAATTCAATGCCACTGTCGAACCTGTCAGCCCGATTGGTTAAATGGCCTGCTGATCCTGTTAGGCAATGTCATGGCGCGGATGTCGAGTCTGAAaagcataaaataataaaataaataatgtataataaatACTGTGAAAACAGTTGGGCCATGTCATATTATGTTCTAAATGAAATGATTTTTGGTGTGTAATGTGGTGTAATGAGGATTTACATTTTTACGCTATACCTATTGTCAAGTTTCTTAAAACTTCTATATAAATACTTATAGCTCAATAAAGTAAGGCCCCATGAGAAATTACCATTGCAACCCCAGTTAAGGtaaatattcaaactatttataactagctgCTGTGCCAGTAGCCACCGgtgttcgtgacacccaaagtagccaaaaagttcgcaacacgtctttgttacaatattGGAGTAAAGTTgtgatgtcaactttttggccactgggTGTAacaaactatttgatgctgactggaCATGTAGCTTATGTGTTAatcagggtgtcagctaactccatccTAATATTAAAATCGCTCCACCTGTTTAGacatgaaaaagtaacaaacaaacatacacacACACTTCTAAGGTGCATAATACTTACAAGATATCATGTGGCAACCAAGAATGTTCTAGGTTGTGTTCCAACACAGTGAGAATACTAAGGGTCTTGAGAGTCGGTGCATAATCAAGCACATGGAGATCACTGTTATCAATCAACTTCTCTGGGTCATCATCCAAGTTATCCGTGGGACGTATATTCTGATGGGGACAGGGGCTGGAACATAATGTTGTTAAGATTATTAACATAACAGCTAGtggttatttaaatattcataaattgaaATAGTCTTGAATTCAACAAAGTTACCTGGTTCCACCAAACAAATAAACTTTATCTTCATATATTAAGCACGCTTGGCGTCGTCTCTTACAGGGTACTGCACCCTTGACATTCAAAAACTGCCAGTAattatctttaaatgaatatCTATAGAGATCATTGAAATGAGTTCTTGTGTTTCCGTTGAATCCTCCAAAAATATACATGAAACCATTGTGGAGCCCTGAAATTTCATCAAATCATCATGAGGAATAATGTTTGGTTGCAGATACAATACAAAATCATTGTCTTgataattgtattaaaaacatACATGCAGAATGACTGCGTCTTCCTTCAGGCCATGTTCCTCTTGGGTTGAGAGCCACCCACTTCTCTGTCACTGTAtctaaataaaagatttgtgaGCAGTATACTTCTTCTTGGGAGTTATAGGGACTGTTTAAGTCTCCCCGGCCCCCAAATATATACATCCTGTCACCAACAGAAACTGCTGTGTGGAAGTCTCTATGTGAAGGAATCGCTCCGGTGGGATCCATTAGAGTCCAATTCATTGTCTCCAAGTCAAGGCAATGTACTATTTGGGAATACGTATCAGTGAGATACTCAAATCCTCCAAAGATATACATCTTGTTTCTAATCACACAGGCCGAGTGCCCGTCTTTGGCGAAGGGCACCATTCCGGACACGGCAGGGGCGCTCCATTCAAGTGTCTTGGTATCAAAGCAAGATAACGTTTCACATGCTACAGAATTATTTCGCCCACCCCACATGTAAACCTGAAAGTCAAGATAGAATTTTACATAAATACCTGTATACTTATTTACAGtggttttataaataaacagatTGTTTAAATCCAACTTACTTTGTCTCCGTACGCGACTGTAGTGTGTCCATATCTTTGGAATGGAACCACATCATTCTTTTTATAATTGACTGCTGACCAACGTAATGTAGCAGTATTCAGGACATGAACAGGAATTGGCTCCCAATCCTTATATTCTTCAGATGAATAGTATCCTCCAAACGAGTAGATTTTGTTGTCAATACAAACAGCAGCATGGTTTACCCTCATTGGACCACCATCAAGGTGCACAGTCCATCTCATGGTTATTAGTAAGATTTGTTTCGTTTATTAGTTAATTGAGCGCTGATAACAGCGAATGTTGTTCAAATGAATGGTCTTCGAAATggaattgttaaaaataaattccagcTGATTTTTTGACAACTTTGACAAGAAAGAAATTGGGCTGTCAgacaaacgtctaaaaaaaTTTGACAATTTAGATATCGTTCAGAAATACCTattgacattggcgaaatcgtggttctcaaaaccaagttgtggccaaaataaaagaagaagaagaagaaatacctattgatatttttaatgccacggttattaaaaaatgtaaaaataaaatatttttaattcgaTATCATGAAATAGCCAAGAAATAGCATGTTCCAAAGGTTCGTTCATTCGttattttcagccaaatgacgtccactgctggacaaggatCCAAGGATTTCCTTCCACAACGACCAGCGCTTGAATGATCAAGGTTATTTGAGAGACTGTTAATAAAACTGTCTTTGGAGTCTGTAGGTACATGGTGActgtgaaataataaaattgcttttgctgccttcaatataaaaggGAACATACATACTACTACGCGTTTAAAGGGAACATTGAGATTTATTAATCCTAACAAACATGGACAGTCTGCAATACTATTGACGATTTTTTAGAGGAACACGAGGTCAAGCAAAAGCCTGCGGTCCTTTAGACTGTCAAGTCTAGTCGTCCTCTTAGAGAGAAGCTGTTTCACTTTATGTTTGCTTATAATGGTACTGCGCTGAAATGCGCGGTCCACATCCAGATACTTCCTGCAACCTTAAAATTCTTCTGAGATCGTCGGGTTCCAAAATTTAACGGAAACCTATTATAGCGAATcggtaataagtaataagtaggtacctaattgtcTGGAACTTTAGAGGTAAGTTACtaagataataaaaaaagtcttGATTACCGGATTTCAACTAAATCAACTAAATCTCcggtatttaattttgtgtaaaacgAGACGAGATGCTCAGAGGTCGATTAATTTTTGCACAG contains:
- the LOC135072610 gene encoding kelch domain-containing protein 3 yields the protein MRWTVHLDGGPMRVNHAAVCIDNKIYSFGGYYSSEEYKDWEPIPVHVLNTATLRWSAVNYKKNDVVPFQRYGHTTVAYGDKVYMWGGRNNSVACETLSCFDTKTLEWSAPAVSGMVPFAKDGHSACVIRNKMYIFGGFEYLTDTYSQIVHCLDLETMNWTLMDPTGAIPSHRDFHTAVSVGDRMYIFGGRGDLNSPYNSQEEVYCSQIFYLDTVTEKWVALNPRGTWPEGRRSHSAWLHNGFMYIFGGFNGNTRTHFNDLYRYSFKDNYWQFLNVKGAVPCKRRRQACLIYEDKVYLFGGTSPCPHQNIRPTDNLDDDPEKLIDNSDLHVLDYAPTLKTLSILTVLEHNLEHSWLPHDILLDIRAMTLPNRISRPFNQSG